TGCACGCGTAAAACTTCATGTCCACGGGTGTCTGTGGGAGGTGCTGTTAATAAGCCGTTCTCACCACTGCAAGAGACAGACGACAGACTATCGCGCAGAGCAGCACCAACAAACCCGGACTTCTTCACAGTGAAACACAAATAGCATTCCTTGTACGACGGCCCCTGTCCGTAGATCGTCGAGTTTCCGTTCAGTGGAGACATAAAGTCTTGGTGGGCCTGGCCACTGGCCACGCGTCTACCAAACGTACCACGCTCCACACCACAGCACATGACATACCACTACTAGCCGTGTCGGTCCCCATGCACCCGCGAAGCGGGTGTTGGACAACCCAGTGATGTTGGACACCTCAATAAAACCACGCTTTCCAACACGCGGATCTTCCATTCAACACGCGTTATCTCATCAATATGGTTGCTTCCATCTATCGTGAAGAAGAGGAGCTCATCAGTGAGGCCGTGCAGTGGTACTGCGACGCGTCAAATCCAGGTCCTGTCAAGCAGGTAGCCGCCAACTGGGGTGTCGATTACCATCGCTTCAGAAGACGACTTCTCGGTCACAACTCACGCAGCACACGGCCGCGTACGCACACGGTGTTGACAGACGATCAAGAAGCTGTTCTTGCAACCTACTTGAGGAGGTGTGACAAGATAGGCGTATCCGCGCGACTCTGGATGGTCCAGATCAGCGCAAATTCGATCTTCAAGCGATACCATACTGGACCTAGATCACCTCCAATTGTGATCTCGAAGTGGCCACAACGATGGCTCAATCGACATCCAGAATGGAAGAAGGTGAAGCAACAACCATTGGAAGCAGCAAGAGCAGCGGCATGGGATATTGGTGACCTTGAATGGTGGTACAGCAAGCTGTGGCAGACCTGTCAAGAGCATGGCATATTGCCTGAGGACATGTGGAATATGGACGAGACTGGCTCCCAACAACAGTGAGGACCTTCGGTCGATACACTGCTGCGCTTATAGCTGATCCATTGATAGATGAGTCTATTAAGCAGCGACTGGAGCCACTCTTCCGTGGAGCCCAGATTGCTATCGTTGAGGGCGCCGAAGCAGTAGCTGAATTGAACAACACCACGGTCCGCCAGAACGCTCGCAATGCTCGCAACACTCAGAAGAGACAACACCTTCAGCGTGGAGGTGTCATGAAGGCTATCAACGCAAGAGCTGCTATACAAGAACGTGAAGAGAACACAGTAAAGCAGCTTGAAGCCCAGCTAGCACGTGCAAGAACAGGTGAATTGAGACACCGGATAAGCAAGATTATGAGCTATATCAAGGGGACATACAACAGACCTGCTTATCCAGTGGAGAGACGGAAGATTATGCCAATATGGCTTGCCTGTATGGACGATATAGCCAATAGATAGTTGAATACACCTCATTGATATCGTTGAGGTGTCCAATATCACTGGGTTGTCCAACACCCGCTTCGCGGGTGCATGGGGATCGACACGGCTACATTCACAGTGTATGAACACAAGCAGAACATACTATAAAAACAATGGCCGTGCTGTGGCGAATAAGATGTGGCAAATACGAATGCGAAATGCGCCACGGCTGCGCGGCATGACAACCAGTAAACAAAGCAGTCAAGATCGACGCACCATCACAACGACAACCGGAGAAGGAATCTGCTGCTGATGGAGTCGTGCTCTCGGTCCTGCAGCAGGACTTCGTATCGTATCCACATGTAAGACTTACTTTGACAATAGAAACACCATGGCTTCGTGCTCGACCACCTGTGCGCACACTGCGCACCCTCTAGCACTATCTTGCGACTCTTCACGTCCAGAAGCGATGGCATCGCCAAGCGCCCACTGCCGTCCAGGGCACACAATGCCCCTCCATTATTCCGCCAGCTACATCAATACGACCCATCAATCCACCACGCAAACCAACTTCCCCATCGTCTTATTCCCCTCCAGCAAAAGATGCGCCTCCCCGATATCCCTCCAACTCAACACCCTCTCCAACGGCATCCTATACTCCCCCCTCACCAACTTCGGCAGCACCTCCTCCGCAAGCAGATCCCTCAGCCTCCCCTGATACTCCGGGTCCCTACTCCTCAGCGTCGAACCCACAAAACTCGCCCGCTTCATAATGAAAGCACTGATATCTGTCTTCTCAGGCAGGACAGTCCCTCCCAACGCACCAAGCTGCACAACTCTCCCATCCTTTGCGAGGACGGCGAGGTTGTCGCCGAAGTAAGGGGCGCCAATGTAGTCGATGACGAGGTCGATGCCTTCGTTGTTGTTTGTGCGGCGGACCTCGTCGGCCCACGTACCGCCTTCTGAGCCGTCGGCTTTGGTGTAGGGTTTGGTGCTTTTGAAAGCTGAAGTTGCGCCGATTTCGTCTACGACAAAGGTGCACTTTGCGTCCTGGCGGGTCGTGGCGTAGACTTTTGGGGTAGGGGAGAGGTTGAGGGAGAGCTGAATGCCTGCGATGGAGACGGAGGAGGCGCCGGCGTGCCAGAGGATGCTTTTCTTCTCTGGACACCATTCTCCCACTAGGCGCAGGGCTTGGAGCGCTGTCATCCAGACCTGAGGAAGTATCAACAAGTAAGCAAAAATCGAAATATCAAACGGTAAGGACTCACTTCAGGTATACCCGCACACACCTCCCAGCCCAACTCCGCTGGCTTCCTCAATAGCATTTTCTTATTCACCACTACATACTCCGCATACGCGCCTCCATATGTCAGCCCAAAGACTTCTTCACCCTTCTTCCATTCGTCATCAGTCTGACCACTGCCAACTTCCTCAACGATTCCCGAGAATTCCAATCCCATGGTCTGCGTGACTCCAGGTGGAGCCGGGTATCTGCCTTCACGCTGGAGCGTGTCGGCGCGGTTGAGGCCAAAAGCGCGGACTTTGATGAGACATTCTGATCCTTTCGGGGATGGGCGAGGGGTGTTGGGGTTGATGAAGAGGGAGGTGGCGGGGCCTTTTTTATTGTGGACGTCTGTGTAGGTGGGCGTTAGGAAGTTACTTTACGTAGGAAGGCGTTGGAGAGGAATATGCTGTCTTTTGTCGTTACAAGCGGAGAGCTTTGAGGTTTGTAAGAAGGAATGTGTAGCCTTACCTACAGCACGCATCGTGGCCATGGTCGGCTGCTATCTGTTGTACTGGATTTCGATGTTGCTCGGTAGCCAGAGAGATCTTGGTGTTCAATGCCTGGGAACGGTGAGAGTTCCAGGTCGTGGTCTAAGGTAGCATGTAACGTGAGCATTCTCCGAGCGAGAGCTCCATGGCTGGAGCTTGTACGACTCAACCTCGGATGTCATCATGGCATCTTTGCTGCCCCTGGAGAGTGTTAATATTGATAAATGACTTCTATCTTTACAATCCATTGCTACAGTAATATACAGATGTCCGCTGTAAGAGCTCTACCAGCCCAACTCACTCCTAGTATCCTTCCTATCCGGCGCATTAGCAGGCTTCCTCAAGAATGCCTCCACCAATACACCCGCAGACACGCTAACGTTCAGACTATCCACTCCCACATCAGGCATATTCTGCGGCTTCACACCACCTTCGATAGTAACGAAGTGATCTGCGCGGTTTCGCAAGTTCTCCCTCAGACCTGCTCCTTCAGCGCCCAGCATGAGGATGCTTGGGTACTTCAGTAGAGGACTCGCCTTCGCCACTGCGCGGGTCGTGATCGTTCGAGCTGCATCACGACTTCCAGGCTCGGGAGCAACAGCCGCGTAGATTTTCCAGCCTGATCTAGCGGAGTCGTAGGCGAAGTTTGATGGTTGTGGTAAGGAGAGGAGACGGACGGCTTCGCAGGCGCCTGAGGAGGCTTTGGCGAGGACTGCGGAGGAGAGGTTTGCACAGGTGTTGGAGGCGACTGCTACGGCGTCAACGCCGTAGAAGTGAGCTGTTCTGATGATGTTGCCGATGTTGCCGGGATCTGTGATGCCGTCGAGAAGGAGGATCAATGGCTGGCGCCAGGTATCGCTCATGGCTCGCAGGAACTTAGGTGAGCCGTTGATGGCGACGTCGTCTGCGTTTTGAGGGCCGAGATTGAGTGGAATGGTGGACTGGCGTGCATCTGGCTTGCCAAGACTTAGTACCGGTGGTGCTGGTAGTCTTGAGGCCTCGAGCACAACTCCATTGTGTGGTCGACCATCGGACATGCGGTCCAGCAGAGCTGTCTTGAACTCGTTCCGGAAGGGAATGCCTGCCTCCTTAGCAAGCGCAACAAACTCGTGCGCTGGCCGTTCTCTGTCGTAGTGATTTGCAGAGCCAGACTTGGCAGACTCTTTCTCGAAGATCTTTGGGTGCACGTAGAGGCGGTACAGCTTTCGTCGCTTTGACCGAAGGGCCGCGAGCACGGAGTTGTACCCGTACAAGAACTGGCTAGCTGCTGTCGTATATGGAACAGACACCGGGATCTCGTCTTCCTCGTCTTCTTCGTCATTTCTGTTGCGT
This genomic window from Fulvia fulva chromosome 4, complete sequence contains:
- a CDS encoding rRNA methyltransferase 1, mitochondrial — encoded protein: MSSSIISRTLCLQCRISVAGRYMHPAYRAVSTSSAINRGLRASKDDGDGKRGGRDRSRPSTFSSASRSGSGRSRDGITSRRQSTGQREDWGPAFRRDKHDFPERTRSSYRDDRKPSFRRDDDRPKRSSSSSGRGDRGSAFSRDGDKPKRSFQSSDRDERKPFSRGNDSRPQRTSRLSEREGFRPRRSSDAQSAPDRDAPRFGDKGQPGILRTVKTACQLVQQMQEREANEDGVDHMAKEMKSTLQIINKFVQSGNFKDKPSEAIASLFEKKAPDGTFAQGRPQPSSRSVIYQGRDGFFDLSLGQAGLEAPKRAPVKSSRRESEDRVDRPRRDNNDPRSDRRGNPRNRNDEEDEEDEIPVSVPYTTAASQFLYGYNSVLAALRSKRRKLYRLYVHPKIFEKESAKSGSANHYDRERPAHEFVALAKEAGIPFRNEFKTALLDRMSDGRPHNGVVLEASRLPAPPVLSLGKPDARQSTIPLNLGPQNADDVAINGSPKFLRAMSDTWRQPLILLLDGITDPGNIGNIIRTAHFYGVDAVAVASNTCANLSSAVLAKASSGACEAVRLLSLPQPSNFAYDSARSGWKIYAAVAPEPGSRDAARTITTRAVAKASPLLKYPSILMLGAEGAGLRENLRNRADHFVTIEGGVKPQNMPDVGVDSLNVSVSAGVLVEAFLRKPANAPDRKDTRSELGW
- a CDS encoding Quinone oxidoreductase PIG3, with the protein product MATMRAVDVHNKKGPATSLFINPNTPRPSPKGSECLIKVRAFGLNRADTLQREGRYPAPPGVTQTMGLEFSGIVEEVGSGQTDDEWKKGEEVFGLTYGGAYAEYVVVNKKMLLRKPAELGWEVCAGIPEVWMTALQALRLVGEWCPEKKSILWHAGASSVSIAGIQLSLNLSPTPKVYATTRQDAKCTFVVDEIGATSAFKSTKPYTKADGSEGGTWADEVRRTNNNEGIDLVIDYIGAPYFGDNLAVLAKDGRVVQLGALGGTVLPEKTDISAFIMKRASFVGSTLRSRDPEYQGRLRDLLAEEVLPKLVRGEYRMPLERVLSWRDIGEAHLLLEGNKTMGKLVCVVD